One window of Coriobacteriia bacterium genomic DNA carries:
- a CDS encoding BlaI/MecI/CopY family transcriptional regulator translates to MGVELSDAELEVMTAVWDAGGEAAAIDVCKAFESTTGASRSATYTLIYRCIKKGALERVDPGFICRAKVSRDQIQDEQTSRLADKLFEGSLDNLFAALVDRKKVSVEALEKARKALDAYGTRFDG, encoded by the coding sequence ATGGGTGTGGAGCTTTCCGACGCGGAGCTAGAGGTCATGACTGCGGTGTGGGATGCAGGTGGTGAAGCCGCAGCAATCGACGTCTGCAAGGCATTCGAGAGCACAACGGGCGCGAGCCGAAGCGCCACGTACACGCTCATCTATCGTTGCATCAAGAAAGGCGCACTCGAACGCGTCGATCCCGGGTTTATCTGCCGCGCGAAAGTCAGCCGCGACCAAATCCAGGACGAGCAGACCAGCAGACTCGCCGACAAGCTTTTCGAAGGGTCGCTCGACAACCTGTTTGCCGCACTTGTTGACCGCAAAAAGGTCTCCGTGGAAGCCCTGGAGAAAGCCCGCAAGGCGCTCGATGCATACGGCACCCGATTCGACGGCTAA